The nucleotide window TGGGGTTAACCTATTCTCTGGTAGATCAGATTTTATCAGACTTAAGGCCAACGGTAGAAAATGTCTTTTCAGGAGGCTTAACATCGAGTGTTACGGCAACATTGGTCAGAGATACACGTAATAAAGTGTTTCAGCCCGATAAGGGATCGTTCTTGCAGCTATCTCAGGAAGTTGCTGGAGGACCGTTTGGTGGAGAAAATTCATTTTCAAAGAGTGAGTTTGACGGGCGCTGGTTTTTCCCTTTATTTAGAGAAAGCAAAATTCCTGTGATTAAAGATTCAGTTTTTGCGCTTCACTTTAAAACCGGTTACGTGGCACCACTCAACAGCGATGAACGGGTTCCTTTGTTTGAGCGTTATTTCCCAGGGGGTATTTTAAGTTTAAGAGGTTTCCGTATTAGATCTTTGGGACCTAAAATTCAAGTGGCGTCAAGCAATGATCCATCCAGCTTACAAACCTCAGACTTTGTAATTGGAGGTAATAAACAAGTTATCTTTAATGCTGAATACTTATTTCCAATTGTTAAAGCGGCTAATATTAGAGGTGTTTTGTTTTTTGATATGGGAAATGCTTTTGACAATGATGAAAGCATGTTTACTATTGAAGGACAAAGACAAAGCGTTGGGTTTGGCTTTAGATGGTTTTCGCCAATTGGACCGCTCCGCTTTGAGTGGGGCTACCCACTGGATAAAAAAGAAGACGAAAACAACGTAGTATTTGACTTTACGATTGGTTCGTTGTTTTAAGAGGGGATGAAATTAATAATGAAAAAAGTTATAACAATTTTAATCTTAAGTTTAACTGTATCTGCTCAGTTGTGGGCAAACAATATTGCTGTTTTTAATATTCAAGATGTTGTTGATAGCATTGATGAAGGTAAAAAGGCTAAATCAGCAATGGAAACATCAATGTCAGATGCTCAGAAAAAGCAAAAAGAGTTTACTGAGCTTCAAACCAAGTTTGGAAAATTACAAGAAGAGTTTGGTAAAATGCGTTTGGCCTGGGATAAAAAAGTTTTAGAACAAAAGCAAAATGCGCTTATTGCAATGCAAAAAGATTTACAAAGTAAGGCCGTTGAGCTGCAAAAATTAGACAACGAACTTCGTAAAAAAGAGCTTCAGTATCAGGCTGTAATCGGTAAAAAAATCCAAGAAGTGATTAAAAAAATTGCATCAACGGGTTCATATGATTTAATTTTAGAAAAGTTGGAGTCTGGAGTTCACTTCAGTAAGCCAAAAATGGATATCACAGATTTGGTGATCAAAGAGTACAATAAAGTGCATAAAAAATAAGATTTTTATACATGATACATTTCAATCTAATTTTCACAATATGATAAAGGCACGTAGCTCAGTGGGAGAGCGCTACCCTGACACGGTAGAGGTCGGCAGTTCAATCCTGCCCGTGCCTACCATTTTATATAAAACCCCAGTAAAAAAGAGATGAAGTTGATTAAATTATCCTTACCCAATGGAGATATAAAAGAAATTGAACAGGGCAGTTGTGGTCTTGATGTGGCACACATGATTGGCTCAGGCTTGGCTAAAGCGGCGCTCGCAGTGGAGTACAATGGGAAACTGCTAGATTTAAGAAGCCCTTTACTAGAAGATGGTACGTTTTCAGTCATCACCAGCAAAGATCCTAAAGGTCAAGAAGTGATTAAACATTCTGCTGAGCATATTATGGCTCAGGTGGTTAAAGAAATTTGGCCCAAGACTCAAGTGGATGTGGGAAGAACCGATCACAGTGAAAAGTTTCAATATGATTTTAAAGTTGAGCAGCCGTTCACTGAAGAAGATTTAGAAAAAATAGAAAAAGCCATGCAAAAAAGCATTGGTCAAAAACATGCTTTTTCACGCCAGGTTGTGACGCGACAAGAAGCCGAAACCATCTTTAAGGAAAAAGGTGAGTTGCTTAAGTTAGAGCGTTTGGCAGATATACCTGAAGATGAAGAGATTACTATTTTTAGTCATGGTGGCTTTGTTGATTTATGCAGAGGCCCACACGTTCAGCACGCTGGACAAATCGGTGCTGTAAAAATATTAGACTCTTCTGCATCTTATTTTAAAGGTGATGAGAACAATGAAGTTTTACAAAGAGTCTATGGTACAGCCTTTTCAAACAAAACAGAATTAAAAGAGTATTTAGCCCTGATTGAAGAAGCCAAGCGCAGAGACCATCGTAAACTGGGTAAAGAGCTTGATTTATTTAGCGTCTCAGATGAAGTTGGGCCAGGTTTAATTTTGTGGCACCCTAAAGGTGCTTTGCTAAGGCATTTGGTTGAGGAATTCTGGAAACAGCAGCATTTAGAAAATGGTTATGACTTTGCGTACACACCACACATTGCCAAGTCAAAATTATGGGAAACATCTGGGCATACTGAGTTTTATCAGGAAAATATGTTTTCAGGCATGGATGTTGATGATCAAGGTTACTTGGTAAAACCCATGAATTGTCCATTTCACGTCCAGATTTTTAAATCTAAAT belongs to bacterium and includes:
- the thrS gene encoding threonine--tRNA ligase, whose protein sequence is MKLIKLSLPNGDIKEIEQGSCGLDVAHMIGSGLAKAALAVEYNGKLLDLRSPLLEDGTFSVITSKDPKGQEVIKHSAEHIMAQVVKEIWPKTQVDVGRTDHSEKFQYDFKVEQPFTEEDLEKIEKAMQKSIGQKHAFSRQVVTRQEAETIFKEKGELLKLERLADIPEDEEITIFSHGGFVDLCRGPHVQHAGQIGAVKILDSSASYFKGDENNEVLQRVYGTAFSNKTELKEYLALIEEAKRRDHRKLGKELDLFSVSDEVGPGLILWHPKGALLRHLVEEFWKQQHLENGYDFAYTPHIAKSKLWETSGHTEFYQENMFSGMDVDDQGYLVKPMNCPFHVQIFKSKLKSYRDLPVRIAELGTVYRYERSGVLHGLLRVRGFTQDDAHLFVAPKQLNEEIYQVLQFVQKMFARFDFHEYEIYLSTRPEKSVGSDEDWALATEALQGALDKSGLPYNEDPGEGVFYGPKIDIKIKDSIGRSWQCATIQADFNLPMRFNLQFVDDDGQKKAPIMIHRALFGSIERFLGCLIEHYAGVFPFWLSPVQLKLLPITQDHHAYAKDLKNKLEFQGYRVELDDRSEKLGYKIREAQMEKVPYALVIGDQEVKDKTVSLRARGEKNMKTYSLDDLNTFLQKNMEEK
- a CDS encoding OmpH family outer membrane protein; the encoded protein is MKKVITILILSLTVSAQLWANNIAVFNIQDVVDSIDEGKKAKSAMETSMSDAQKKQKEFTELQTKFGKLQEEFGKMRLAWDKKVLEQKQNALIAMQKDLQSKAVELQKLDNELRKKELQYQAVIGKKIQEVIKKIASTGSYDLILEKLESGVHFSKPKMDITDLVIKEYNKVHKK